A stretch of the Streptomyces ortus genome encodes the following:
- a CDS encoding ABC transporter ATP-binding protein, whose translation MTPAGSLLVAHDLHKAYGPTHALDGAEFSIHPGEVVAVMGPSGSGKSTLLHCLAGIVTPDSGSIIYNGSEMATMNDSQRSALRRSQFGFVFQFGQLVPELTCVENVALPLRLNGTSRKEAERTALAWMERLEVDDLAGKRPGEVSGGQGQRVAVARSLVTGPRVLFADEPTGALDSLNGERVMELLTDAARSANAAVVLVTHETRVAAYSDREIVVRDGKSRDMERAI comes from the coding sequence ATGACCCCCGCAGGCTCCCTGCTCGTGGCCCACGACCTGCACAAGGCGTACGGCCCCACCCACGCCCTCGACGGCGCCGAGTTCTCCATCCACCCCGGCGAGGTCGTCGCCGTGATGGGCCCTTCCGGCTCCGGCAAGTCGACCCTCCTGCACTGCCTCGCCGGCATCGTGACCCCCGACTCGGGCTCCATCATCTACAACGGCAGCGAAATGGCGACGATGAACGACTCCCAGCGCAGCGCGCTGCGGCGCTCGCAGTTCGGGTTCGTCTTCCAGTTCGGCCAGCTGGTGCCGGAACTGACCTGCGTGGAGAACGTGGCCCTGCCGCTGCGGCTGAACGGCACCTCCCGCAAGGAGGCCGAGCGCACCGCGCTGGCCTGGATGGAGCGCCTGGAGGTCGACGACCTCGCGGGCAAGCGGCCCGGCGAGGTCTCCGGCGGCCAGGGCCAGCGCGTGGCCGTGGCCCGCTCCCTGGTCACCGGCCCGCGGGTGCTGTTCGCGGACGAACCCACCGGCGCCCTCGACTCGCTCAACGGCGAGCGCGTGATGGAACTGCTCACCGACGCCGCCCGGTCCGCCAACGCCGCCGTCGTCCTCGTCACGCACGAGACCCGGGTCGCGGCCTACTCGGACCGCGAGATCGTCGTACGCGACGGCAAGTCCCGGGACATGGAGCGTGCGATATGA
- a CDS encoding PadR family transcriptional regulator, producing the protein MSIGHTLLGLLESGPRHGYDLKRAFDEKFGHDRPLHYGQVYSTMSRLLKNGLVEVNGIEAGEGPERKRYAITEAGVTDVQRWLATPEKPEPYLQSTLYTKVVLALLTHRDASGILDTQRSEHLRMMRILTDRKRRGDLADQLICDHALFHLEADLRWLELTAARLDKLAETVTR; encoded by the coding sequence ATGTCCATCGGTCACACGCTCCTAGGACTCCTGGAGTCCGGGCCCCGTCACGGTTACGACCTGAAGCGGGCCTTCGACGAGAAGTTCGGTCACGACCGGCCGCTCCACTACGGCCAGGTCTATTCGACGATGTCCCGGCTGCTGAAGAACGGCCTCGTCGAGGTCAACGGGATAGAGGCGGGCGAGGGCCCCGAGCGCAAGCGGTACGCGATCACCGAGGCCGGCGTCACCGACGTCCAGCGCTGGCTCGCGACCCCGGAGAAGCCCGAGCCCTACCTCCAGTCGACCCTCTACACGAAGGTCGTCCTCGCTCTCCTGACCCACCGCGACGCGTCCGGGATCCTCGACACCCAGCGCTCGGAACACCTGCGCATGATGCGCATCCTCACCGACCGCAAACGCCGGGGCGACCTCGCCGACCAGCTGATCTGCGACCACGCCCTCTTCCACCTCGAAGCCGACCTGCGGTGGCTCGAACTCACCGCGGCCCGCCTGGACAAACTCGCAGAGACGGTGACCCGATGA
- a CDS encoding SPFH domain-containing protein, giving the protein MSTHDSPGPAQDIADVPEMPAPRVREVSAHSIGGGLALLLGLLGLLLGAALIVSATAVDATGGKAVLIVAGVLIGLAAFIAMCGLNMVAPGEARVVQLFGRYRGTIREDGLRWVNPLTSRTKISTRVRNHETAVLKVNDAYGNPIELAAVVVWRVEDTAQASFEVDDFLEFVATQTEAAVRHIAIEYPYDAHDEEGLSLRGNAEEITEKLAVELRARVDAAGVQIIESRFTHLAYAPEIASAMLQRQQAGAVVAARRQIVDGAVGMVEAALARISERDIVELDSERKAAMVSNLMVVLCGDRAPQPVLNTGSLYQ; this is encoded by the coding sequence ATGTCCACGCACGACTCCCCGGGCCCCGCCCAGGACATCGCCGACGTACCCGAGATGCCCGCTCCGCGCGTACGGGAGGTCTCCGCGCACAGCATCGGCGGCGGGCTCGCACTGCTGCTCGGGCTCCTCGGACTGCTGCTGGGCGCCGCGCTGATCGTCTCCGCCACCGCGGTGGACGCCACGGGCGGCAAGGCCGTGCTCATCGTGGCCGGCGTCCTGATCGGCCTCGCGGCCTTCATCGCCATGTGCGGCCTGAACATGGTGGCGCCCGGCGAGGCCCGCGTCGTCCAGCTCTTCGGCCGCTACCGCGGCACGATCCGCGAGGACGGTCTGCGCTGGGTGAATCCGCTCACCTCGCGCACGAAGATCTCGACGCGGGTACGCAACCACGAGACCGCCGTCCTCAAGGTGAACGACGCCTACGGCAACCCGATCGAGCTCGCCGCCGTCGTGGTGTGGCGGGTCGAGGACACCGCGCAGGCGAGCTTCGAGGTGGACGACTTCCTGGAGTTCGTCGCCACCCAGACCGAGGCGGCCGTGCGGCACATCGCCATCGAGTACCCGTACGACGCCCATGACGAGGAGGGCCTGTCGCTGCGGGGCAACGCGGAGGAGATCACCGAGAAGCTCGCGGTCGAGCTGCGGGCGCGGGTGGACGCGGCGGGCGTGCAGATCATCGAGTCCCGCTTCACGCATCTCGCGTACGCGCCCGAGATCGCCTCGGCGATGCTCCAGCGGCAGCAGGCGGGCGCGGTCGTGGCCGCGCGGCGGCAGATCGTGGACGGGGCGGTCGGCATGGTCGAGGCCGCGCTCGCCCGGATCTCCGAGCGGGACATCGTGGAGCTGGACTCCGAGCGGAAGGCGGCGATGGTGTCGAACCTGATGGTGGTGCTGTGCGGGGACCGGGCGCCGCAGCCCGTCCTGAACACGGGGTCCCTCTACCAGTGA
- a CDS encoding transglycosylase domain-containing protein, which produces MGRADERRARQRGGHRGAPKRSSKAEGRTGKSGIRRFFTWKKILGTFFGLCLLGMAAFVGLYLMIDVPKGNAAAVQQSNVYKYANGDTLARDGEVNRELVDLEEVSKGVRMTFVAAENKSFYKDSGVDLRGTARGLLNTLSGKGKQGGSTITQQYVKNYYLTQDQTVTRKLKELVISLKVDRQQSKDDILAGYINTSYYGRNAWGIQAAAQAYYRVDADKLDVAQSAYLAALLQAPSQYDWAVASDTSKKLVKNRWNYVLDNMVEEGWLDSAERDDMTFPVPKDPKGAPGLEGQAGYLVEAANTTLEKQLVEQGTASDMDEAATMVKAGGWTITLNIDRKKQAQLEKAVKAKLTSKLDGKKRDVDADIQAGAASVDPKTGRVLAMYGGVDYVKHFTNNATRRDYQPASTFKPVILAAAVDQDATTQDDDPITANTIYDGTSKRPVLDNGRKVGFSPPNEDDVDYGDVDVQTAMNKSINSVFAQMGVDVGMDEVIKTAGELGMDVEGVKSVPAQTLGTMGASPLEMAGVYATLDNHGRKVTPALVKSVEHKDRAVKFPDAIGEQVISREAADTVTSVLTGVVDDGTARTSVRENPARNGQQVAGKTGTSDFNRSAWFTGYTPDLVTSVGMFGEDAKSHAQVTMQGATGLLPGKGRVNGGGYPAQIWAAYTFDAMGDVTKFDLDTKQGAAVKPTPTPTVTATPTTPSAEPSTEDPTTKPPTSTSPPESSPEETPSEEEPTPTTSAPSSPGGIELPPDPDDPQAQN; this is translated from the coding sequence ATGGGACGAGCGGATGAGAGACGAGCGCGGCAGCGCGGTGGACACCGCGGCGCGCCGAAACGCTCGTCCAAGGCGGAGGGCAGGACCGGCAAGAGCGGTATACGCCGGTTCTTCACCTGGAAGAAGATCCTCGGTACGTTCTTCGGCCTCTGTCTGCTCGGGATGGCCGCCTTCGTAGGGCTCTATCTGATGATCGACGTTCCCAAGGGGAACGCGGCGGCGGTGCAGCAGAGCAACGTCTACAAGTACGCCAACGGCGACACCCTCGCCCGCGACGGCGAGGTCAACCGCGAACTGGTCGACCTGGAAGAGGTGTCCAAGGGCGTCCGGATGACCTTCGTCGCCGCCGAGAACAAGTCCTTCTACAAGGACTCCGGCGTCGACCTGCGGGGCACGGCCCGCGGTCTGCTCAACACCCTGTCCGGCAAGGGCAAGCAGGGCGGTTCGACGATCACCCAGCAGTACGTCAAGAACTACTACCTCACGCAGGACCAGACCGTCACGCGCAAGCTGAAGGAACTGGTCATCTCGCTGAAGGTGGACCGCCAGCAGTCCAAGGACGACATCCTCGCCGGGTACATCAACACCAGCTACTACGGCCGCAACGCCTGGGGCATCCAGGCCGCGGCGCAGGCGTACTACCGGGTCGACGCGGACAAGCTCGACGTCGCGCAGAGCGCGTATCTCGCGGCGCTGCTCCAGGCCCCGAGCCAGTACGACTGGGCGGTGGCGAGCGACACCAGCAAGAAGCTCGTCAAGAACCGCTGGAACTACGTCCTCGACAACATGGTCGAGGAGGGCTGGCTGGACTCCGCCGAGCGCGACGACATGACGTTCCCCGTGCCGAAGGACCCCAAGGGCGCCCCCGGCCTGGAGGGCCAGGCGGGTTACCTGGTGGAGGCCGCCAACACGACGCTGGAGAAGCAGCTCGTCGAGCAGGGCACCGCCTCCGACATGGACGAGGCCGCGACGATGGTCAAGGCGGGCGGCTGGACCATCACGCTGAACATCGACAGGAAGAAGCAGGCCCAGTTGGAGAAGGCCGTCAAGGCCAAGCTGACCAGCAAGCTCGACGGGAAGAAGCGGGACGTGGACGCCGACATCCAGGCCGGCGCCGCCTCCGTCGACCCGAAGACGGGCCGGGTCCTCGCGATGTACGGCGGTGTGGACTACGTCAAGCACTTCACCAACAACGCGACGCGCCGCGACTACCAGCCCGCCTCCACCTTCAAGCCCGTCATCCTGGCCGCGGCCGTCGACCAGGACGCCACCACCCAGGACGACGATCCGATCACGGCGAACACGATCTACGACGGCACCAGCAAGCGTCCCGTCCTGGACAACGGCAGGAAGGTCGGCTTCTCCCCGCCGAACGAGGACGACGTCGACTACGGCGACGTCGACGTCCAGACCGCGATGAACAAGTCCATCAACTCCGTCTTCGCCCAGATGGGCGTCGACGTCGGCATGGACGAGGTCATCAAGACCGCGGGGGAGCTGGGCATGGACGTCGAGGGCGTCAAGTCGGTGCCCGCCCAGACCCTCGGCACGATGGGCGCGAGCCCGCTGGAGATGGCCGGCGTCTACGCGACCCTCGACAACCACGGCAGGAAGGTCACCCCGGCCCTGGTCAAGTCGGTCGAGCACAAGGACCGCGCGGTCAAGTTCCCGGACGCGATCGGCGAGCAGGTCATCAGCCGCGAGGCCGCCGACACCGTCACCTCGGTGCTGACGGGCGTGGTCGACGACGGTACGGCCAGGACGTCGGTACGGGAGAACCCGGCCCGCAACGGCCAGCAGGTCGCGGGCAAGACGGGTACGTCCGACTTCAACCGGTCGGCGTGGTTCACGGGCTACACGCCCGACCTCGTCACCTCGGTCGGGATGTTCGGCGAGGACGCGAAGTCCCACGCGCAGGTGACGATGCAGGGAGCCACCGGCCTGCTGCCCGGCAAGGGCCGCGTCAACGGCGGTGGCTATCCCGCGCAGATCTGGGCGGCGTACACCTTCGACGCGATGGGTGACGTGACCAAGTTCGACCTGGACACGAAGCAGGGCGCGGCCGTCAAGCCGACCCCGACGCCGACGGTCACCGCCACGCCGACGACCCCGTCCGCGGAACCGTCCACCGAGGACCCGACCACGAAACCGCCGACGAGCACCTCACCCCCGGAATCCTCCCCCGAGGAGACCCCGTCGGAAGAGGAACCCACTCCGACGACCAGCGCCCCGTCGTCACCGGGCGGCATAGAACTGCCCCCGGACCCGGACGACCCACAGGCGCAGAACTGA
- a CDS encoding SMI1/KNR4 family protein — MEDAISGAIAVLREAFPAEVRHRPLDRDELRAWERRHGVVLPEPYRTFVTEIANGTDDGPPDEGGLLPLGEKPDSWAVWEADCWMSPEPFDGAAVRVPGQPFPLEEEWQWEYDYYDHTRHSSLLHQTYQHGSVLLGSDRPGEYWTLVVTGPQRGRVWWLRDGCAAPYSDRPSDQPGGDFLHWVRDWHVGQGWWRAE, encoded by the coding sequence GTGGAAGATGCGATTTCGGGTGCGATAGCCGTCCTGCGTGAAGCTTTTCCGGCAGAGGTCCGTCACCGCCCTTTGGACAGGGACGAGCTTCGGGCGTGGGAGCGAAGGCACGGGGTGGTGTTGCCGGAGCCGTATCGCACTTTCGTGACCGAGATCGCGAACGGTACCGACGATGGTCCGCCTGACGAAGGTGGTCTGCTGCCCCTGGGAGAGAAACCGGACAGCTGGGCCGTCTGGGAAGCGGACTGCTGGATGAGCCCGGAGCCGTTCGATGGCGCCGCCGTACGCGTGCCCGGCCAGCCCTTCCCTCTTGAGGAGGAGTGGCAGTGGGAGTACGACTACTACGACCACACCCGCCACTCGTCTCTGCTGCACCAGACCTACCAGCACGGCTCGGTGCTGCTGGGCAGCGACAGACCCGGTGAGTACTGGACGCTGGTCGTGACCGGGCCGCAACGCGGCCGGGTGTGGTGGCTCAGAGACGGATGCGCCGCACCCTATTCCGACCGCCCGTCCGATCAACCGGGGGGCGATTTCCTGCACTGGGTGAGGGACTGGCACGTCGGACAGGGCTGGTGGCGGGCCGAGTAG
- a CDS encoding NF041680 family putative transposase, with protein MLHQDVEGEPFLVASRYRDDLFACLTARGDELFDLTDALLCADGPVRTPVDLTLVAEHRRGHGAMYDALNNGTIDVPRLRQVLAGLPMPQAADGRLVLAVDVSNWLRPDAPTSADRLFCHVYGRSGRSSDQFIPGWPYSFVAALESGRTSWCQFLDAVRLGPADDVAEVTAAQLRRVVTDLIEMGRWHVGDRDILIVFDAGYDAPRMAHLLGGLPVEVLGRMRTDRVMRRPAPSREEYYLAHPRGGHPPKHGGEFRFAKPETWGEPDATTVQVTDRYGTARAMAWDHIHPRLTTRSAWIDHTGELPVIEGTLIHLQVDRLPGGQDPLPLWLWSSATAVSGEDVDVRWQTFLRRFDLEHTFRLMKQTLGWTRPKLRTPEAGERWTWIVIAAHTQLRLLRQAATDLRRPWEKPAEPGRLTPARVRRGFRNLRPHLLCPARAPKPSTPGPGRPAGSKNRRPTAHYDVGKTVKRSASITERNRLGP; from the coding sequence TTGCTGCATCAAGATGTAGAGGGAGAGCCGTTCCTGGTGGCGTCACGCTACCGGGACGATCTATTCGCCTGCCTGACCGCACGCGGGGACGAACTGTTCGACCTCACCGACGCGTTGCTGTGCGCGGACGGACCGGTGAGAACGCCGGTGGACCTGACGCTGGTGGCCGAGCACCGGCGGGGTCACGGCGCGATGTACGACGCGCTGAACAACGGGACCATCGACGTGCCCCGGCTGCGGCAGGTACTGGCTGGCCTGCCCATGCCGCAGGCCGCCGACGGGCGCCTTGTCCTCGCCGTCGACGTGAGCAACTGGCTCCGTCCCGACGCCCCGACCAGCGCGGATCGTCTGTTCTGCCACGTCTACGGCCGCAGCGGCCGGTCCTCGGACCAATTCATCCCCGGCTGGCCGTACTCCTTCGTCGCCGCCCTCGAATCGGGCCGGACGTCTTGGTGCCAGTTCCTGGACGCCGTCCGCCTCGGACCCGCCGACGACGTCGCCGAGGTCACCGCCGCCCAGCTCCGCCGGGTGGTCACGGACCTGATCGAGATGGGCCGCTGGCACGTCGGCGACCGCGACATCCTCATCGTCTTCGACGCGGGCTACGACGCCCCGCGCATGGCCCACCTCCTCGGCGGTCTCCCGGTCGAGGTCCTCGGGCGGATGCGCACGGACCGGGTCATGCGCCGCCCGGCGCCCTCCCGTGAGGAGTACTACCTGGCCCACCCCCGCGGCGGCCACCCGCCCAAGCACGGCGGGGAGTTCCGCTTCGCCAAGCCGGAGACCTGGGGCGAGCCCGACGCGACAACCGTGCAGGTCACCGACCGGTACGGCACTGCCCGCGCGATGGCCTGGGACCACATCCACCCCCGCCTGACCACCCGCTCCGCGTGGATCGACCACACCGGCGAACTCCCCGTCATCGAAGGCACGCTGATCCATCTCCAGGTCGACCGCCTGCCCGGGGGCCAGGACCCGCTGCCCCTCTGGCTGTGGTCGTCGGCCACCGCCGTGAGCGGCGAGGACGTCGATGTCCGCTGGCAGACGTTCCTGAGGCGCTTCGACCTGGAGCACACGTTCCGACTGATGAAGCAGACCCTGGGCTGGACCCGGCCGAAACTCCGCACCCCCGAGGCCGGCGAACGCTGGACCTGGATCGTCATCGCGGCCCACACTCAGCTCCGTCTCCTCCGCCAGGCGGCCACCGACCTGAGACGGCCGTGGGAGAAACCGGCCGAGCCCGGCCGGCTCACCCCGGCCCGAGTTCGCCGGGGGTTCAGGAACCTCCGCCCGCACCTGCTCTGTCCGGCCCGTGCGCCCAAACCCTCAACACCCGGTCCCGGACGGCCAGCTGGCTCGAAGAACCGGCGACCCACCGCCCACTACGACGTGGGCAAAACCGTGAAGCGATCAGCAAGCATCACTGAACGAAACCGACTCGGACCATAA
- a CDS encoding ATP-binding SpoIIE family protein phosphatase: MDSTRVTEHPTSHERRQPSAARPTAPADPRGALLRTPEPPTAGAPGLPAQGRPDDTPGTPGAVGTPVPDGQGAGDPPVTADAQAAAPGAPAGSGPEHSQPSVTEPVGEPDPHRPRPESLGTGSDAAGSVHLGGKDRRTGQSPAAPGTPMPMRRDGDRLRFVGAATRRIARGIDLDEIVMGLCRATVPTFSDAILVYLRDPLPVGDERPTGPVVLRLRRTDRIPEDRDTEGFLLPALQPEPDVGITAELCTVRPGGALNEVLRGVRPVFADAPAARAALPELIGDDVTVPSGQRAILAPLRGRRRVIGAALFLRRPDRPAFETDDLLVAAQLATHSALGIDKAVLYGREAYIADELQRTMLPETLPRPTGVRLASRYLPAAETARVGGDWYDAIPLPGSRVALVVGDVMGHSMTSAAIMGQLRTTAQTLAGLDLPPQEVLHHLDEQAQRLGTDRMATCLYAVYDPVAHRITIANAGHPPPVLLHLGGRAEVLRVPPGAPIGVGGVDFEAVELDAPAGATLLLYTDGLVESRLRDVWTGIEQLRERIAATAALTGPDHPPPLEALCDEVLDMLGPGDRDDDIALLAARFDGIAPSDVALWHLDPEDAAPGRARRLARKALSRWDLEELTDSVELLVSEVVTNAVRYASRPVTLRLLRTDVLRCEVGDDIPQLPRLRQARATDEGGRGLYLVNKLARRWGATRLSTGKVVWFELNHS; encoded by the coding sequence ATGGATTCGACACGCGTGACGGAGCACCCCACCTCCCATGAGCGCCGACAGCCAAGCGCTGCCAGGCCCACGGCCCCCGCGGACCCTCGCGGGGCGCTTCTGCGTACCCCGGAGCCGCCCACGGCGGGCGCACCCGGTCTCCCGGCGCAGGGACGGCCTGACGACACCCCCGGTACGCCGGGGGCCGTCGGCACGCCCGTTCCCGACGGCCAGGGCGCGGGTGACCCGCCCGTGACCGCGGACGCGCAGGCCGCGGCCCCGGGCGCGCCCGCCGGTTCCGGGCCCGAGCACTCCCAGCCCTCGGTCACCGAACCGGTCGGCGAACCGGATCCGCACCGGCCGCGGCCCGAGTCCCTGGGCACCGGGTCCGACGCGGCGGGCTCCGTCCACCTGGGCGGCAAGGACCGGCGTACGGGGCAGAGCCCGGCGGCGCCCGGCACGCCCATGCCCATGCGCCGGGACGGCGACCGGCTGCGCTTCGTGGGCGCGGCCACCCGGCGGATCGCCCGCGGCATCGACCTCGACGAGATCGTCATGGGGCTGTGCCGGGCCACCGTGCCGACCTTCTCGGACGCGATCCTCGTCTATCTGCGCGATCCGCTGCCGGTGGGCGACGAACGGCCCACCGGGCCCGTCGTGCTGCGGCTGCGGCGCACGGACCGGATCCCCGAGGACCGCGACACCGAGGGCTTCCTGCTGCCCGCGCTGCAGCCCGAGCCGGACGTCGGCATCACCGCCGAGCTGTGCACCGTACGGCCCGGTGGCGCTCTGAACGAGGTGCTGCGCGGGGTGCGGCCCGTCTTCGCGGACGCGCCCGCCGCCCGGGCGGCGCTGCCCGAGCTGATCGGCGACGACGTGACCGTGCCGAGCGGGCAGCGCGCGATCCTCGCGCCGCTGCGCGGCAGGCGCCGCGTGATCGGTGCCGCGCTGTTCCTGCGCCGCCCAGACCGGCCCGCCTTCGAGACCGACGACCTGCTGGTCGCGGCCCAGCTCGCCACGCACAGCGCGCTCGGCATCGACAAGGCGGTGCTGTACGGGCGCGAGGCGTACATCGCGGACGAGCTGCAGCGCACGATGCTGCCCGAGACGCTGCCCCGGCCGACCGGTGTGCGGCTGGCGTCGAGGTATCTGCCGGCCGCGGAGACCGCGCGGGTCGGCGGCGACTGGTACGACGCGATCCCGCTGCCCGGCAGCCGGGTCGCCCTCGTGGTCGGTGACGTCATGGGCCACTCCATGACCTCGGCGGCGATCATGGGCCAGCTGCGGACGACCGCGCAGACCCTCGCCGGGCTCGACCTGCCGCCGCAGGAGGTCCTGCACCACCTGGACGAACAGGCCCAGCGCCTGGGCACCGACCGCATGGCGACCTGCCTGTACGCGGTCTACGACCCGGTCGCGCACCGCATCACCATCGCCAACGCGGGCCATCCCCCGCCCGTACTGCTGCATCTGGGCGGGCGTGCCGAGGTACTGCGCGTACCGCCGGGTGCTCCGATCGGCGTAGGGGGCGTGGACTTCGAGGCGGTCGAGCTGGACGCGCCCGCGGGCGCCACGCTGCTGCTGTACACCGACGGGCTCGTGGAGTCGCGGCTGCGTGACGTGTGGACCGGGATAGAGCAGCTGCGCGAGCGGATCGCCGCGACCGCGGCGCTGACCGGACCGGACCATCCGCCGCCCCTGGAGGCGCTGTGCGACGAGGTGCTCGACATGCTCGGTCCGGGTGACCGGGACGACGACATCGCGCTGCTCGCCGCCCGCTTCGACGGGATCGCGCCGAGCGACGTCGCGCTGTGGCACCTGGACCCCGAGGACGCGGCGCCGGGCCGGGCTCGCCGACTGGCCCGCAAGGCGCTGTCCCGCTGGGACCTGGAGGAGCTCACGGACTCCGTCGAGCTGCTGGTCAGCGAGGTCGTCACCAACGCCGTGCGGTACGCGTCACGGCCCGTCACGCTGCGGCTGCTCCGTACCGACGTGCTGCGCTGCGAGGTCGGCGACGACATCCCGCAGCTGCCGCGGCTGCGCCAGGCGCGCGCCACGGACGAGGGCGGACGCGGCCTCTACCTGGTGAACAAGCTGGCCCGGCGGTGGGGCGCGACCCGGCTCAGCACGGGAAAGGTCGTCTGGTTCGAGCTGAACCACAGCTGA
- the fomD gene encoding cytidylyl-2-hydroxypropylphosphonate hydrolase: MAEGGAVTHVEAGGSAAYWNPGSQILWRYRENAGDRFHIARPVTVVRDDADLLAVWLAPGTECVKPVLRDGTPVHAEPLETRYTKPRTVQRDRWFGTGVLKLARPGEPWSVWLFWEPGWQFKNWYVNLEEPLARWAGGVDSEDHFLDISVHPDRTWGWRDEDEFAQAQRDGLMDERLAARVGEAGRAAVEMIRRWGPPFSDGWQRWRPDPAWSVPPLPDDWDRTPARVST; encoded by the coding sequence ATGGCAGAGGGTGGAGCGGTGACACACGTGGAAGCGGGCGGTTCGGCGGCGTACTGGAACCCCGGGAGTCAGATCCTGTGGCGTTACCGGGAGAACGCCGGCGATCGCTTCCACATCGCGCGCCCCGTGACCGTCGTACGGGACGACGCCGACCTGCTCGCCGTGTGGCTGGCCCCGGGCACGGAATGCGTGAAGCCCGTCCTCAGGGACGGCACTCCGGTGCACGCGGAGCCGCTGGAGACCCGGTACACCAAGCCGCGGACCGTGCAGCGCGATCGCTGGTTCGGCACGGGCGTCCTGAAACTGGCGCGGCCCGGCGAGCCCTGGTCGGTGTGGCTGTTCTGGGAGCCGGGCTGGCAGTTCAAGAACTGGTACGTCAACCTGGAGGAACCGTTGGCCAGATGGGCCGGCGGGGTCGACTCCGAGGACCACTTCCTGGACATCTCGGTGCACCCGGACCGGACGTGGGGCTGGCGCGACGAGGACGAGTTCGCGCAGGCCCAGCGGGACGGCCTGATGGACGAGCGGCTGGCCGCGCGCGTGGGCGAGGCCGGGCGCGCGGCGGTGGAGATGATCCGCCGCTGGGGCCCGCCGTTCTCGGACGGCTGGCAGCGCTGGCGCCCCGATCCGGCCTGGTCCGTACCGCCTCTGCCCGACGACTGGGATCGCACGCCCGCGCGCGTCTCCACATGA
- a CDS encoding class II fumarate hydratase gives MTDYRIEHDSMGEVRVPADAKWRAQTQRAVENFPISGQHLERAHIEALARIKAAAAKVNAGLGVLDKDVAEAIREAAAEVADGTWDAHFPVDVFQTGSGTSSNMNTNEVLATLATERLGRDVHPNDHVNASQSSNDVFPSSIHIAATAAVTRDLIPALEHLAAALSRKSEEFADVVKSGRTHLMDATPVTLGQEFGGYAAQVRYGIERLEASLPRLAELPLGGTAVGTGINTPPGFSAAVIAEVARTTGLPLTEARDHFEAQGARDGIVETSGQLRTIAVGLTKIANDLRWMASGPRTGLAEIRLPDLQPGSSIMPGKVNPVLPEAVLMVAAQVVGNDATIGVAGASGNFELNVMLPVIAKNVLESVRLLANVSRLLADRTVDGITADRERAREYAESSPSVVTPLNKYIGYEEAAKVAKKALAERRTIREVVLESGYVERGDLTREQLDEALDVLRMTRP, from the coding sequence ATGACCGACTACCGCATCGAACACGACTCCATGGGCGAGGTCCGCGTCCCCGCGGACGCGAAGTGGCGGGCCCAGACCCAGCGCGCCGTCGAGAACTTCCCGATCTCCGGGCAGCATCTGGAGCGCGCCCACATCGAGGCCCTGGCCAGGATCAAGGCCGCCGCGGCCAAGGTGAACGCGGGCCTCGGCGTGCTGGACAAGGACGTCGCGGAGGCCATCCGGGAGGCGGCGGCCGAGGTCGCGGACGGCACGTGGGACGCGCACTTCCCCGTGGACGTCTTCCAGACGGGGTCGGGGACCTCGTCCAACATGAACACCAACGAGGTGCTCGCCACGCTGGCCACCGAACGGCTCGGCCGGGACGTACACCCGAACGACCACGTGAACGCCTCGCAGTCCAGCAACGACGTCTTCCCCTCGTCGATCCACATCGCCGCGACCGCCGCCGTCACCCGTGATCTGATCCCCGCCCTCGAACACCTCGCCGCCGCGCTGTCCCGCAAGTCCGAGGAGTTCGCCGATGTGGTGAAGTCCGGGCGGACCCATCTCATGGACGCCACGCCGGTGACCCTCGGCCAGGAGTTCGGCGGGTACGCGGCCCAGGTGCGGTACGGGATCGAGCGCCTGGAGGCCTCGCTGCCGCGGCTCGCCGAGCTGCCGCTCGGGGGGACGGCCGTCGGGACCGGGATCAACACGCCTCCCGGGTTCTCCGCGGCCGTGATCGCCGAGGTCGCGCGGACCACCGGGCTGCCGCTCACCGAGGCGCGCGACCACTTCGAGGCGCAGGGCGCGCGGGACGGGATCGTCGAGACCAGCGGGCAGCTGCGGACCATCGCCGTGGGGCTCACGAAGATCGCGAACGATCTGCGGTGGATGGCCTCCGGACCGCGTACCGGCCTCGCGGAGATCCGACTGCCCGATCTGCAGCCCGGTTCGTCGATCATGCCCGGCAAGGTGAATCCGGTGCTTCCCGAGGCCGTGCTGATGGTGGCCGCGCAGGTGGTCGGGAACGACGCCACGATCGGCGTCGCCGGCGCCTCCGGCAACTTCGAGTTGAACGTCATGCTGCCGGTCATCGCGAAGAACGTCCTCGAGTCCGTGCGACTGCTCGCCAACGTCTCCCGGCTGCTCGCCGACCGGACCGTGGACGGCATCACGGCCGACCGCGAGCGGGCCCGCGAGTACGCCGAGTCGTCGCCGTCGGTGGTGACCCCGCTGAACAAGTACATCGGGTACGAGGAGGCCGCCAAGGTCGCCAAGAAGGCGCTGGCGGAACGGAGGACCATCCGTGAGGTCGTCCTGGAGTCGGGGTACGTCGAGCGCGGCGACCTCACCCGGGAGCAACTGGACGAGGCCCTGGATGTCCTGCGGATGACGAGGCCGTAA